Proteins from a single region of Streptococcus mitis:
- the pezA gene encoding type II toxin-antitoxin system antitoxin PezA — protein sequence MIGKNIKSLRKTHDLTQPEFARIVGISRNSLSRYENGTSSVSTELIDIICQKFNVSYVDIVGEDKMLNPVEDYELTLKIEIVKERGANLLSRLYRYQDSQGISIDDESNPWILMSDDLSDLIHTNIYLVETFDEIERYIGYLDGIERMLEISEKRMVA from the coding sequence ATGATTGGAAAGAACATAAAATCCTTACGTAAAACACATGACTTAACCCAACCCGAATTTGCACGGATTGTAGGTATTTCACGTAATAGTCTGAGTCGATATGAAAATGGAACGAGTTCAGTTTCTACCGAATTAATAGACATCATTTGTCAGAAGTTTAATGTATCTTATGTCGATATTGTAGGAGAAGATAAAATGCTCAATCCTGTTGAAGATTATGAATTGACTTTAAAAATTGAAATTGTGAAAGAAAGAGGTGCTAATCTTTTATCTCGACTCTATCGATATCAAGATAGTCAGGGAATTAGCATTGATGATGAATCTAATCCTTGGATTTTAATGAGTGATGATCTATCTGACTTGATTCATACGAATATCTATTTGGTAGAAACTTTTGATGAAATAGAGAGATATATCGGTTATTTGGATGGAATTGAACGTATGTTAGAGATATCTGAAAAACGGATGGTAGCCTAA
- a CDS encoding type I restriction-modification system subunit M — MSNIKTENEHQKQTTNNIQKKAALIWGTADILRGLYKPHEYGKVILPMTVIKRLHDTLLPTRRAVLETVENVKTIKVEQIKNRKLTDASGYSFYNTSNFTFDTLLSDAENIEENFRSFINGFSENVQDILENFEFDKEITKMQNNDALYSVIQEFNSQKAYLGADTVTSTDMGYIFEELVRRFSESYGEGAGAHFTSRDIIYLMTDILLIDEKTSDKAIVRTIYDQTMGTSQMLSAMMERIKALDANADVTTFGQELNPETYAIAKADTMIRGGNPDNMALGSTLSKDAFSGYTFDYLISNPPFGIDWKKDQSAVKAEADLGEQGRFGVGLPKISDGQLLFQLNGIAKLKDSGRMAIIHNGSALFSGNAGGGESEIRRHVIMNDWLEAIIQLPTDLFYNTGISTYIWIITKNKSKERQGKVQLLDASKAFVKRRKNIGDKKVDIDKQRRELIVEAYGEFANKIYTEEDSVVESKVFNNDFFGYQKVVVETPLYDESGNIIRKKNGKPEPDTSKRDTEDIPLTEDIDTYINREVLPFNPDGWVDKSKTKIGFEIPFTRLFYKYQAPESSEVIAKRIKALEEKIVKNFEALSSNGVEELG, encoded by the coding sequence ATGTCGAACATTAAAACGGAAAATGAACATCAAAAGCAAACTACAAATAATATTCAAAAAAAGGCTGCTCTCATTTGGGGCACAGCTGATATTCTACGTGGTCTATATAAACCACATGAGTATGGTAAGGTAATACTACCTATGACAGTCATTAAAAGACTTCATGATACATTGCTTCCTACACGAAGAGCTGTTTTGGAAACTGTGGAGAATGTAAAAACTATCAAAGTTGAACAGATTAAAAACCGAAAATTAACGGATGCTTCAGGCTATAGTTTCTATAATACTAGCAACTTTACTTTTGATACACTCCTGTCTGATGCTGAGAATATTGAAGAAAACTTTAGGTCATTTATTAATGGTTTCTCAGAAAACGTACAAGATATTTTAGAGAACTTTGAATTCGATAAGGAAATCACTAAAATGCAGAATAATGATGCTCTTTATTCAGTGATTCAAGAATTTAATAGTCAAAAGGCCTACCTGGGTGCGGATACAGTCACTTCAACAGACATGGGCTACATTTTTGAGGAACTCGTTCGTCGTTTTTCAGAAAGTTATGGAGAAGGTGCTGGAGCACACTTTACTAGTCGAGATATTATTTATCTCATGACAGATATCCTCTTGATTGATGAAAAAACATCAGATAAAGCTATTGTAAGAACTATTTACGATCAGACAATGGGAACCTCTCAAATGCTTTCAGCTATGATGGAGCGAATTAAAGCGTTAGATGCTAATGCAGATGTAACAACATTTGGTCAAGAGTTAAACCCAGAAACCTATGCTATTGCAAAAGCAGACACGATGATTCGTGGAGGAAATCCAGATAATATGGCCTTAGGATCAACTCTCTCAAAAGATGCTTTTTCAGGTTATACTTTTGATTATTTGATTTCAAACCCACCATTTGGTATCGATTGGAAGAAAGATCAGAGTGCTGTCAAGGCAGAGGCAGACTTAGGAGAACAAGGCCGTTTTGGGGTCGGTTTACCTAAGATTTCAGATGGTCAACTTCTTTTCCAACTAAATGGCATTGCTAAATTAAAAGATTCAGGTCGTATGGCGATTATCCATAATGGTTCAGCTCTATTTTCTGGAAATGCAGGAGGTGGAGAATCAGAAATTCGTAGACATGTTATTATGAATGACTGGCTGGAAGCTATTATTCAACTACCGACTGATTTGTTTTATAATACAGGAATTTCTACCTATATTTGGATTATCACTAAAAATAAAAGTAAAGAACGACAAGGTAAAGTGCAGTTATTAGATGCAAGTAAAGCGTTTGTTAAGCGTCGTAAAAATATTGGTGATAAGAAGGTTGATATTGATAAGCAACGTCGAGAACTAATTGTAGAGGCTTATGGTGAATTTGCTAATAAAATTTATACTGAAGAAGATTCGGTAGTAGAGTCTAAAGTATTTAATAATGATTTTTTTGGTTATCAAAAAGTTGTTGTTGAAACACCTCTATATGATGAAAGTGGCAATATTATCAGAAAGAAAAATGGGAAACCAGAACCTGATACTAGCAAGCGTGATACTGAGGATATTCCTCTGACAGAAGATATTGATACTTACATCAATAGAGAGGTACTGCCTTTCAATCCAGACGGTTGGGTTGATAAAAGTAAAACAAAGATTGGTTTTGAGATTCCATTTACACGTTTGTTTTACAAATATCAAGCGCCAGAAAGTTCTGAGGTTATCGCAAAGCGTATCAAAGCACTGGAGGAGAAAATTGTGAAGAATTTTGAAGCTCTGAGTAGTAACGGCGTGGAGGAATTGGGATGA
- a CDS encoding HEPN domain-containing protein: MKVDFELLLKPKIQDGDLRQLFWKSFERVHDINRLEKTNTLTYYFPEDNPLQFKTIIRKSDNILHCRLKATVDIHWRKTCFYDKFRARISGVLSQHFEVTHYSADLSAYYAKKCYSTLLDYETNLRKIFYFIYHFYDVTDATAGRKKQTLNAYVEDLDLSQLEKLLFAKDWLLVGKSYEFCGISKDSNLYEKFSKIAEKIEFRSLWEVNIKPLLPKHDIDEEVITKIRNVRNKVAHHKEMSFNDWKFCKNEVRTYANKFHKIQDELLERKFYQNTKGSTVALQGLLEMSKQFQKAVEAYTKTIQAHNAILLGETIAKAMKSITIPRIDISKTIAPAMAEIANSHVERISKIMQNTTIPQIGVLGNDEQESSSENDEEDKE, encoded by the coding sequence ATGAAAGTTGATTTTGAACTATTGTTAAAACCAAAAATCCAAGACGGAGACTTACGCCAGCTGTTTTGGAAATCCTTTGAAAGGGTTCATGACATCAATCGGTTAGAGAAAACCAATACGCTTACTTACTATTTCCCAGAGGATAACCCGCTACAATTTAAAACAATCATCAGAAAATCAGATAATATCCTTCATTGTCGACTAAAAGCAACAGTTGATATTCACTGGAGGAAGACGTGTTTCTATGATAAGTTTAGAGCAAGGATAAGTGGAGTCTTGAGTCAACATTTTGAAGTAACTCATTACTCTGCTGATTTATCAGCTTACTATGCGAAAAAATGCTACTCGACTCTTCTTGACTATGAAACCAACTTAAGAAAGATTTTTTACTTCATTTACCATTTCTATGATGTGACAGATGCGACCGCTGGACGCAAAAAACAAACCTTAAATGCCTATGTTGAAGATTTGGATTTGAGTCAACTAGAAAAACTCTTGTTTGCGAAAGATTGGCTGTTAGTTGGTAAATCTTATGAATTTTGTGGTATTAGCAAAGATAGCAATCTATACGAAAAATTCTCAAAGATAGCTGAAAAGATAGAATTTCGAAGTCTGTGGGAAGTGAATATAAAGCCCTTACTACCTAAGCATGATATTGATGAAGAAGTCATAACGAAGATTAGAAATGTCCGAAATAAGGTCGCTCACCATAAAGAAATGAGCTTTAATGATTGGAAGTTCTGTAAAAATGAAGTTCGGACCTATGCTAATAAATTTCACAAAATTCAAGATGAGCTACTTGAAAGGAAATTTTACCAAAATACAAAGGGTTCAACTGTTGCACTACAAGGACTTCTTGAAATGTCGAAACAATTTCAAAAAGCGGTTGAAGCTTACACAAAGACAATACAGGCCCACAATGCAATTCTGTTAGGAGAAACAATAGCAAAGGCAATGAAGAGTATAACTATTCCTAGAATTGATATTTCTAAAACCATTGCACCTGCTATGGCCGAGATTGCTAATTCTCATGTTGAACGTATATCAAAAATAATGCAAAATACAACTATTCCTCAGATAGGCGTGTTAGGAAATGATGAGCAAGAAAGTTCATCGGAAAACGATGAAGAAGATAAGGAATAA
- a CDS encoding restriction endonuclease subunit S, producing MRKLKDSGVEWIGEIPEHWEVSTISKVFSQRNMKVSDFDFSPLSVTKHGIVPQLESAAKSDDHSNRKLVKKGDFVVNSRSDRKMSSGVSEFDGSVSLINLVMIPRGEKLNGKFVGYLLKNYGFAEEFYRWGTGIVADLWSTNWERGKRIQLPIPPISEQQRIAKFLDEKTALIDDIITDTKQTIAELKSYKQSLISEIVTNGINKDVKMVSTEIDWIDEIPEGWEVAKIKNISKLRNEKTSYERGQNFLALEKMVSYKPGYIDLLTEVENGRQQVIKQGDIVFSKLRPYLAKVALADFDGHGTGELLVFNDIKIKRKLFMYKLISEQILQPVRGASYGVKMPRANPDFILSLPISFPISLSEQSKIVNYLDQKMSQIDTLIIEKENLISEYEYYKKSIIYEYVTGKKQVEVYES from the coding sequence ATGAGAAAGTTGAAGGACAGCGGTGTAGAATGGATAGGTGAGATTCCTGAGCACTGGGAGGTTTCGACTATCTCAAAAGTTTTTTCCCAACGCAATATGAAAGTTTCAGATTTTGATTTTTCTCCGCTATCAGTTACTAAACATGGAATTGTGCCTCAGTTAGAAAGTGCAGCAAAATCAGATGACCATTCAAATCGAAAATTAGTAAAAAAAGGTGATTTTGTAGTAAATTCTCGTTCGGATAGAAAAATGTCTTCAGGAGTTTCAGAGTTTGATGGTTCGGTTAGTTTAATCAACCTTGTTATGATACCAAGAGGGGAAAAACTTAATGGTAAGTTTGTAGGTTATCTTCTGAAAAACTATGGTTTTGCAGAAGAGTTTTATCGTTGGGGAACTGGTATTGTTGCTGATTTATGGTCAACTAACTGGGAAAGAGGAAAAAGAATTCAGCTCCCAATCCCTCCTATTTCCGAACAACAAAGAATTGCAAAATTTCTTGATGAAAAGACCGCTCTAATTGATGATATTATTACAGATACGAAACAAACGATTGCAGAGTTAAAATCATACAAACAGTCTTTAATTTCGGAAATTGTTACTAATGGTATTAATAAAGATGTAAAAATGGTTTCTACCGAGATTGATTGGATTGATGAAATTCCTGAGGGATGGGAAGTTGCAAAAATTAAAAATATATCAAAGTTAAGAAATGAAAAAACGTCTTATGAGAGAGGCCAGAATTTTTTAGCTTTAGAAAAAATGGTTTCATATAAACCAGGATATATCGATTTATTGACTGAAGTCGAAAACGGAAGACAACAAGTTATAAAACAAGGTGATATTGTGTTTAGCAAATTACGTCCCTACCTTGCTAAGGTAGCTTTAGCTGATTTTGATGGACATGGGACAGGTGAATTATTGGTGTTTAATGATATTAAAATTAAGCGTAAACTATTCATGTACAAATTAATTTCTGAACAGATTTTACAACCAGTAAGAGGGGCGTCTTATGGAGTGAAAATGCCAAGGGCTAATCCTGATTTTATATTATCATTACCTATTTCTTTTCCAATTTCATTATCTGAGCAATCTAAAATTGTAAACTATCTTGATCAAAAGATGTCTCAAATTGATACTTTAATTATAGAAAAAGAAAATCTTATATCCGAATATGAGTATTATAAAAAATCAATAATTTATGAATATGTGACAGGGAAAAAGCAGGTGGAAGTCTATGAAAGTTGA
- the rplJ gene encoding 50S ribosomal protein L10, with translation MSEAIIAKKAELVDVVAEKMKAAASIVVVDARGLTVEQDTVLRRELRGSEVEYKVIKNSILRRAAEKAGLEDLASVFVGPSAVAFSNEDVIAPAKILNDFSKNAEALEIKGGAIEGAVASKEEILALATLPNREGLLSMLLSVLQAPVRNVALAVKAVADNKEDAA, from the coding sequence ATGAGTGAAGCAATTATTGCTAAAAAAGCGGAACTAGTTGACGTAGTAGCTGAAAAAATGAAAGCTGCTGCATCTATCGTCGTTGTAGACGCTCGTGGTTTGACAGTTGAGCAAGATACAGTTCTTCGTCGTGAGCTTCGTGGAAGCGAAGTTGAGTATAAAGTTATTAAAAACTCAATCTTGCGTCGTGCAGCTGAAAAAGCTGGTCTTGAAGATCTTGCATCTGTATTTGTTGGACCATCTGCAGTAGCATTTTCTAACGAAGATGTTATCGCACCAGCGAAAATCTTGAACGACTTTTCTAAAAACGCTGAAGCACTTGAAATCAAAGGTGGTGCAATCGAAGGCGCTGTCGCATCTAAAGAAGAGATTCTTGCTCTTGCAACTCTTCCAAACCGCGAAGGACTTCTTTCTATGCTCCTTTCTGTACTTCAAGCGCCAGTGCGCAACGTTGCTCTTGCAGTCAAAGCGGTTGCAGACAACAAAGAAGACGCAGCTTAA
- a CDS encoding type I restriction endonuclease subunit R, which yields MEDNEKRFEQDIETWLSSQDGGWIKTKFQDSNYDATKGLDLDALLSYIQETQSKMWERYKKVVGVNPESSFFKRFEQEVNNHGILHVLRNGIKDRGCKFKVIQFKPSSSLNDELCLAYQANKTTITRQFAYSPHNKNTIDIVLSINGIPLVALELKNQFKNQSVEHAKKQFMFDRDPKELVFQFNRRFLVYFAVDTHEVWMTTKLAGDKTYFLPFNQGSNGAGNVGGAGNPERDDDYITAYLWQNVLQKDALLDIIQRFMNLEVKIEKNSSGKQVEKKTLIFPRYHQLDVVKKLVEDTQQNGSGNHYLIQHSAGSGKSNSIAWLAYHLQRIHNDQNQPLFNSVIIVTDRTVLDRQLQDTITSFDATTGLVETIGENKSSKDLLKAINDGRQIIITTLQKFPVIYQEVDSTQGKRFAVIVDEAHSSQTGTAAQKLRRALSDTEDALKEWEEFDEEEASKARDEEDELNTILLGQGRHENISFYAFTATPKVKTMEMFGTQQADGSFVPFHVYSMRQAIEEGFILDVLKNYMTYHTAYQIAKLVEDDPKLPPSTAKRIITRYADLHPYNIAQKTEIMIETFREKTRHSIGGRGKAMVVTSSRLAAVRYLNEFKRYIDEKGYRDIGVLVAFSGDVIDGDDHYNEVGLNILKDGSHVKENQLKEVFHGTDFNILIVAEKYQTGFDEPLLHTMFVDKKLRGVKAVQTLSRLNRTTTNKSDTFILDFKNTAEEIQKAFQPFYEVSSLDKAIDPNMLYDAKEKIRKYKIYTDEDVLKVSGLYSKASIEQDAKLLGRLSAVFRPIIERYKELDDTVQYEFRTLLRGFKEKYNYISQLIRLFDKDLLEESIFVTYLINLLPIPGVDYVDIEDKIRMEYYKLTQDGFGSIDLSSSEQSQYKQQEKINPTVKAPEENDSLTAIIEKINSQFPDTFTEDDRVILEMLVNHVVNNPTEKQRSLAKGNDFPMFKNSLFPKEFEDRVVELSNSANEVFVKLFQDENLFKLLQSIVAGEAYKYWRSEGN from the coding sequence ATGGAAGATAATGAAAAACGCTTTGAGCAAGATATCGAAACTTGGTTAAGTTCGCAAGACGGTGGGTGGATAAAAACTAAGTTTCAAGACTCAAACTATGATGCGACAAAAGGTCTCGACTTAGATGCTCTTTTATCCTATATTCAGGAAACACAGAGTAAAATGTGGGAACGTTACAAAAAGGTAGTTGGAGTAAATCCTGAAAGTTCTTTTTTCAAGAGATTTGAACAAGAAGTTAATAACCATGGGATTTTACATGTACTACGTAATGGTATAAAGGATAGAGGATGTAAATTTAAAGTAATACAATTTAAACCGTCTTCTAGTTTAAATGATGAACTTTGTCTTGCCTATCAAGCAAATAAAACTACGATTACACGTCAGTTTGCTTATAGCCCTCATAACAAAAATACGATTGATATCGTCTTGTCTATAAATGGTATACCTCTAGTAGCTCTTGAACTGAAAAATCAGTTTAAGAATCAGTCTGTAGAACATGCAAAAAAACAGTTTATGTTTGATAGAGATCCAAAAGAACTGGTTTTCCAATTTAATCGCCGTTTTCTTGTGTACTTTGCAGTTGATACTCATGAGGTATGGATGACTACGAAACTAGCTGGAGACAAGACTTATTTTCTACCCTTCAATCAAGGTTCGAATGGTGCTGGTAATGTTGGTGGTGCTGGGAATCCTGAACGTGATGATGATTATATAACAGCCTATCTTTGGCAGAATGTTTTACAAAAAGATGCTCTCTTAGATATCATTCAGAGATTTATGAATCTAGAAGTTAAGATTGAAAAGAATTCATCTGGAAAACAGGTTGAGAAGAAAACGTTGATTTTCCCTAGATATCACCAGTTAGATGTTGTTAAAAAGTTAGTAGAAGACACTCAACAGAACGGTTCTGGAAATCATTATTTGATTCAGCACTCAGCAGGTTCTGGGAAATCTAATTCAATTGCCTGGTTAGCTTATCACTTGCAGAGAATTCACAATGATCAGAATCAACCCTTGTTTAACTCAGTTATAATTGTTACAGACAGAACAGTACTAGATAGGCAGTTGCAAGATACTATTACTTCATTTGATGCTACAACAGGTCTAGTTGAAACTATTGGAGAAAACAAATCTTCTAAGGACTTGTTGAAAGCAATAAATGATGGTCGCCAAATCATAATAACCACCCTGCAAAAATTCCCAGTTATTTATCAAGAGGTTGATTCAACACAAGGTAAACGTTTTGCTGTCATTGTGGATGAAGCACATTCTTCACAGACAGGGACAGCAGCTCAAAAATTGAGAAGAGCTTTATCGGACACAGAGGATGCTTTAAAAGAGTGGGAAGAGTTTGATGAGGAAGAAGCTTCAAAAGCACGTGACGAGGAAGATGAGTTAAATACTATTTTGCTTGGACAGGGACGTCATGAAAATATCTCATTCTATGCTTTTACAGCGACCCCTAAAGTGAAAACAATGGAAATGTTTGGAACTCAGCAAGCTGACGGTAGTTTTGTACCATTTCATGTTTATTCAATGAGACAAGCTATCGAGGAAGGCTTTATTTTAGATGTCTTAAAAAATTACATGACATACCATACAGCATACCAGATAGCTAAGTTGGTTGAGGATGATCCAAAACTTCCACCTTCAACTGCCAAGCGAATTATCACTCGTTATGCTGACCTCCACCCATATAATATTGCTCAGAAAACTGAGATTATGATTGAGACGTTTAGAGAAAAGACACGTCATAGTATAGGTGGTAGAGGGAAAGCAATGGTTGTAACGAGTTCTCGTTTGGCTGCAGTTCGCTACTTAAATGAATTTAAGCGATATATTGATGAAAAGGGATATCGTGATATAGGAGTTCTCGTAGCTTTTTCAGGTGATGTTATCGATGGAGATGATCACTACAATGAAGTTGGATTAAACATTCTTAAAGACGGTTCTCATGTAAAGGAAAATCAATTAAAAGAAGTCTTTCATGGGACAGACTTTAATATTTTAATTGTGGCTGAAAAATATCAAACAGGTTTTGATGAACCATTGTTACATACGATGTTTGTAGATAAGAAACTTCGTGGGGTTAAAGCTGTTCAGACATTATCTCGCCTTAATCGAACGACAACTAATAAATCAGATACATTTATATTGGATTTTAAAAATACTGCAGAAGAGATTCAAAAAGCATTTCAGCCATTTTATGAAGTTTCCAGTCTTGATAAGGCTATTGATCCCAATATGCTTTATGATGCTAAAGAAAAAATTCGTAAGTACAAAATTTATACTGATGAAGACGTTCTTAAAGTTTCTGGTCTTTATAGTAAAGCTAGCATAGAGCAAGATGCAAAATTGCTTGGACGTCTTTCGGCGGTCTTTAGACCGATAATTGAAAGATATAAAGAACTGGATGATACAGTTCAGTATGAATTTAGAACTCTCCTTAGAGGTTTTAAAGAAAAATACAATTATATTTCCCAACTTATAAGACTTTTTGACAAAGATTTATTGGAAGAGAGTATTTTTGTTACTTATTTGATAAATCTTTTACCAATTCCTGGGGTAGATTATGTTGACATCGAAGATAAGATTCGTATGGAATATTACAAGTTGACACAGGACGGTTTTGGTTCTATAGACTTATCATCTAGTGAACAGTCTCAGTATAAACAACAAGAAAAAATTAATCCAACTGTAAAGGCTCCTGAAGAGAATGATAGCTTAACTGCAATAATTGAAAAAATTAATAGTCAATTCCCAGATACATTTACTGAAGACGACCGTGTTATACTTGAGATGCTTGTTAATCACGTGGTTAATAATCCAACAGAAAAACAGCGTTCTTTGGCAAAAGGGAATGATTTTCCGATGTTTAAAAACTCCCTATTTCCAAAAGAATTTGAAGATCGGGTTGTTGAACTCTCTAATTCGGCTAATGAAGTTTTCGTTAAATTATTCCAAGATGAGAATTTATTTAAGTTGCTTCAGTCAATTGTTGCAGGCGAGGCATACAAATATTGGAGAAGTGAAGGAAATTAA
- the rplL gene encoding 50S ribosomal protein L7/L12: MALNIENIIAEIKEASILELNDLVKAIEEEFGVTAAAPVAVAAAGAADAGAAKDSFDVELTSAGDKKVGVIKVVREITGLGLKEAKELVDGAPALVKEGVATAEAEEIKAKLEEAGASVTLK, translated from the coding sequence ATGGCATTGAACATTGAAAACATTATTGCTGAAATTAAAGAAGCTTCAATCCTTGAATTGAACGACCTTGTAAAAGCTATCGAAGAAGAATTTGGTGTAACTGCAGCTGCTCCTGTAGCTGTTGCTGCAGCTGGTGCTGCTGACGCTGGTGCTGCTAAAGATTCATTCGACGTTGAATTGACATCTGCAGGCGACAAAAAAGTTGGCGTTATCAAAGTTGTACGTGAAATCACAGGTCTTGGTCTTAAAGAAGCTAAAGAACTTGTTGACGGTGCACCAGCACTTGTTAAAGAAGGCGTTGCAACTGCAGAAGCTGAAGAAATCAAAGCTAAATTGGAAGAAGCTGGAGCTTCAGTTACTCTTAAATAA
- the pezT gene encoding type II toxin-antitoxin system toxin PezT, giving the protein MEIQDYTDSEFKHALARNLRSLTRGKKSSKQPIAILLGGQSGAGKTTIHRIKQKEFQGNIVIIDGDSFRSQHPHYLELQQEYGKDSVKYTKDFAGKMVESLVRELSHLGYNLLIEGTLRTIDVPKKTAQLLKNKGYEVQLALIATKPKLSYLSTLIRYEELYAINPNQARATPKEYHDFIVNHLVDNTRQLEELAIFERIQIYQRDRSCVYDSKENTTSAATVLQELLFGEWSQVEKEMLKSGEERLRDLTNRNGC; this is encoded by the coding sequence ATGGAAATCCAAGATTATACCGATAGTGAATTCAAACATGCTTTGGCACGGAATCTTCGTTCTCTGACAAGAGGAAAAAAGTCCAGTAAGCAACCTATAGCGATTTTGCTTGGAGGGCAAAGTGGTGCTGGCAAGACTACAATTCATCGTATTAAACAGAAAGAATTTCAAGGAAATATTGTTATCATAGATGGTGATAGTTTTCGTTCTCAGCATCCACACTATTTAGAACTGCAGCAAGAATATGGCAAAGATAGTGTAAAATACACCAAAGATTTTGCGGGAAAAATGGTGGAGTCTTTAGTAAGAGAATTGAGTCATTTGGGATACAATCTTTTGATAGAGGGAACCTTACGAACAATTGATGTTCCAAAGAAAACAGCACAACTATTGAAAAATAAGGGATATGAAGTACAATTAGCATTGATTGCGACAAAGCCTAAGCTGTCCTATCTGAGTACCCTTATCCGATACGAAGAACTATACGCTATCAATCCAAATCAAGCACGCGCGACTCCAAAAGAATATCATGATTTCATTGTAAATCATCTAGTTGATAATACACGACAATTGGAAGAACTAGCTATCTTTGAAAGAATTCAAATTTATCAACGAGATAGAAGTTGTGTATATGATTCAAAAGAAAATACAACTTCAGCAGCAACCGTTCTTCAAGAGTTACTCTTTGGGGAGTGGAGTCAGGTAGAGAAAGAGATGCTTAAATCTGGAGAAGAAAGATTGAGAGATTTAACTAATCGAAATGGTTGTTAG
- a CDS encoding TRZ/ATZ family protein, with amino-acid sequence MKVYQHVNIVTCDQDFHIYLDGILAVKDSQIVYVGQEESEILEQAEQIIDYQGAWIMPGLVNCHTHSAMTGLRGIRDDSNLHEWLNDYIWPAEAGFTPDITTKAVKEALIEMLQSGTTTFNDMYNPNGVDIERIYQAVKGSKMRCYFSPTLFSSEAETTAETISRTRAIIEEIIGYKNPNFKVMVAPHSPYSCSRDLLAESLDMAKELNIPIHIHVAETKEESGIILKRYGKRPLAFLEELGYLDHPSVFAHGVELNEREIERLATSQVAIAHNPISNLKLASGIAPIIQLQKAGVAVGIATDSVASNNNLDMFEEGRTATLLQKMKSGDASQFPIETALKALTIEGAKVLGMENQIGSLEVGKQADFLVIQPQGKIHLQPQENMLSHLVYAVKSSDVDDVYIAGEQVVKQGQVLTVEL; translated from the coding sequence ATGAAAGTCTATCAGCATGTAAATATTGTGACTTGTGACCAAGATTTCCATATTTATTTGGATGGTATCTTAGCCGTTAAGGACTCTCAAATCGTCTATGTCGGCCAAGAGGAGTCAGAGATTTTAGAGCAAGCTGAGCAGATTATAGACTATCAGGGAGCCTGGATCATGCCTGGATTGGTCAATTGCCATACCCACTCTGCTATGACAGGATTGAGAGGAATCCGAGATGATAGTAATCTCCATGAATGGCTCAATGACTATATCTGGCCTGCAGAAGCAGGATTTACTCCCGACATAACTACCAAGGCGGTTAAAGAAGCTCTGATAGAGATGCTCCAGTCAGGAACAACAACTTTTAATGATATGTATAATCCCAATGGTGTGGATATTGAACGGATTTATCAGGCAGTGAAAGGTTCCAAGATGCGTTGTTATTTCTCACCGACCCTTTTTTCTTCAGAGGCAGAGACAACTGCTGAGACTATAAGCAGAACTCGAGCAATCATTGAGGAAATTATTGGCTATAAAAATCCAAATTTCAAGGTTATGGTAGCCCCACATTCTCCCTACAGCTGTAGTAGAGACTTGCTGGCAGAAAGCTTAGATATGGCAAAAGAGCTGAATATTCCTATCCATATCCATGTTGCGGAGACCAAGGAGGAGTCAGGAATTATCCTGAAACGATACGGCAAACGTCCTCTAGCCTTTTTAGAAGAACTGGGTTACTTAGATCATCCATCTGTCTTTGCTCACGGGGTCGAATTAAACGAGAGAGAAATTGAACGTTTGGCAACTTCTCAAGTGGCTATCGCTCACAATCCTATCAGTAACCTCAAATTGGCATCAGGGATTGCTCCTATCATTCAACTGCAAAAAGCAGGAGTGGCAGTAGGAATTGCGACTGACTCGGTTGCTTCCAATAACAATCTAGATATGTTTGAGGAAGGGCGGACCGCCACTCTCCTACAGAAAATGAAGAGTGGGGATGCCAGCCAATTCCCGATCGAAACAGCCCTCAAGGCACTAACAATCGAAGGGGCTAAGGTCCTAGGAATGGAAAATCAGATAGGAAGTCTGGAAGTAGGTAAACAGGCAGATTTTCTCGTTATTCAACCACAAGGGAAAATTCATCTCCAACCTCAGGAAAATATGCTTTCTCATCTCGTCTATGCTGTTAAATCCAGTGATGTTGATGATGTTTATATCGCTGGAGAACAGGTTGTTAAGCAAGGTCAAGTTCTGACAGTAGAACTTTAG